From Pleurodeles waltl isolate 20211129_DDA chromosome 1_1, aPleWal1.hap1.20221129, whole genome shotgun sequence, a single genomic window includes:
- the ODAM gene encoding odontogenic ameloblast-associated protein, producing MKIVALLLCLIGTSWSSPMIPRRIFSASASNEVLLALSLNNGLLPPQLQGATLSRLLPGILQQQIPGLGQVRYGAGGPFVGQLPNQIAFPGQGLPPQAPGQGAQQTQQAQQQDPANPQMPQQNGQPNQVMPYLFYPQGQGQGQGQMMQYYPFFMYPQQQQPPQQAPQQPGQQQPNDQNTPFINQRGFVPQQAAPVVPGAQQQQQQQMPNDPSAGGALTTQTMPFGGVMPQFHGDRMNFANGGLMLPTTPVTPAANALASTPDPTGDANNMKDKANFNPFMEP from the exons ATGAAGATTGTAGCGCTGCTTCTCTGCCTCATCGGCACCTCGTGGTCCAGTCCG ATGATACCTCGTCGCATTTTCTCTGCAAGTGCCAGCAATGAG GTACTCTTGGCCCTGAGTCTCAACAATGGTCTTCTtccaccacagctgcag GGAGCGACACTGAGCCGCTTGCTTCCTGGAATTCTTCAGCAACAGATACCTGGCCTTGGGCAGGTGAGATATGGAGCAGGGGGACCGTTTGTAGGACAGCTACCAAATCAGATTGCCTTCCCAGGGCAAGGCCTGCCACCACAGGCTCCTGGTCAAGGTGCCCAGCAAACTCAGCAAGCCCAGCAACAGGACCCTGCCAACCCACAAATGCCACAGCAGAATGGACAGCCTAACCAA GTGATGCCATATCTGTTCTACCCACAAGGacagggccagggccagggccag ATGATGCAATATTACCCATTCTTCATGTACCCACAACAACAGCAACCTCCACAACAGGCTCCGCAACAACCAGGACAGCAGCAGCCCAATGACCAG aacacCCCCTTTATCAATCAGCGTGGATTTGTTCCCCAGCAAGCAGCACCA GTAGTTCCAGgtgcacagcagcaacagcagcagcagatgccCAATGACCCATCAGCAGGAGGTGCACTTACAACCCAGACTATG CCCTTTGGAGGTGTGATGCCACAGTTCCATGGAGACAGGATGAACTTCGCCAATGGAGGCCTGATGCTGCCCACCactccagttacccctgctgctaaTGCTTTGGCTTCCACTCCAGATCCAACTGGTGATGCCAACAACATGAAAGACAAG GCCAACTTTAATCCATTCATGGAGCCATAA